One segment of Gilliamella sp. ESL0441 DNA contains the following:
- a CDS encoding DMT family transporter → MLLTKRTQGHLIALMTVFFWGTTFISTKTLLIEFKPIEILFFRFLLGYVTLWILCPRLLVWQGVKQEFIFLCAGLCGITCYFLCENIALTYTTASNVGIITTLAPIFTALLAMFFLKAETPPKRFYVGCLFASVGVGLICFNGKYVLSMNPLGDLLAMLACLFWGCYSILTKKSSNRGYNTILLTRRFFFYGLLLMLPALYLFDFKLNLDRFSNTTNLFNILFLGVGASAICFASWNYAVKLVGAVKISIYLYLVPILTIIGAVLMLNEPFTWLAAFGTLFTLCGVLLSERKIKIKK, encoded by the coding sequence ATGTTATTAACAAAAAGAACACAGGGGCATTTAATTGCATTAATGACTGTGTTTTTTTGGGGAACGACGTTTATTTCCACCAAAACATTATTAATTGAGTTTAAACCGATAGAGATTTTATTTTTTCGTTTTTTACTGGGTTATGTAACTCTCTGGATTCTATGCCCGCGTTTGTTAGTCTGGCAAGGAGTAAAACAAGAGTTTATTTTTCTTTGTGCTGGATTATGTGGCATTACCTGCTATTTTTTATGTGAAAATATTGCATTAACCTATACTACTGCTTCAAATGTTGGAATTATCACAACATTAGCCCCCATTTTTACTGCGCTATTAGCTATGTTTTTTCTCAAGGCTGAAACACCACCCAAACGTTTTTATGTTGGTTGTTTATTTGCCTCGGTTGGCGTTGGGTTAATCTGCTTTAATGGCAAATATGTGCTTTCCATGAATCCTCTTGGCGATTTGCTTGCCATGCTTGCTTGTTTGTTTTGGGGATGTTATTCGATCTTAACTAAAAAAAGCAGTAATCGAGGGTATAACACTATTTTATTAACCCGACGATTCTTTTTTTATGGTTTATTGCTCATGCTTCCTGCACTTTATTTATTCGATTTTAAACTGAATTTAGACCGATTTAGCAATACTACCAATCTATTTAATATTCTATTTTTAGGCGTTGGGGCATCTGCAATTTGCTTTGCATCTTGGAATTATGCGGTGAAATTAGTGGGGGCTGTGAAAATTAGTATTTATCTTTATCTGGTTCCTATTTTAACAATTATTGGGGCAGTGCTTATGTTGAATGAACCGTTTACTTGGCTTGCTGCGTTTGGCACATTATTTACGCTCTGTGGTGTTTTATTATCCGAAAGAAAAATTAAAATAAAAAAATAG